TATTTCACTATCTGTCCAGAAATAGCCGCCGATCAACAGGAAAGGCATCACTTCCTCCGCTTCTTTCCTGCATTGCGCACTGATCCAGCGCCTGTCGGACATGAAGACCTGTTTGCGCATATCCGGGACAACGGTCGCCATCAGTTCCATGTGCTCGGCACATATGTCAACCGGGCTGTTCTGGACGCGAAACTCTTTATAGACAGGGGCCATAAAGTCATCGCTCCACAGACAGTTTTCGGTATAAGAATTGATAATTAATAGTTGACAAGAAGAGGGGCGGCCGGCATAAATGTAAGTCTGAAATGCACTGATCAGAAAGATTGCAAGTGCCGCTGTTTTTCGAGTTATCCGCGCTTCCATAAATAGTGATTGTTTTGATTGTTTGCGGAACCGATCACTGAATATCTTAAAATATTGCTATTAAATCTTTAAATATTACTATACAAAAATGTAAGTTCTGTAAGAACTTGGTAGAGCGACTTATCTGCCAGTTTATAATATATTACTAAAGAAATAAAAACAAACAGACTTATTAAAAGCCGTCATCTGCATTCTCAGCTCGGAAAACGGATTCGTTTTACCCGAACTGAGAATGCAATAATTAGAATTTGTAAATAATGACGAACGTGCAATACGGTAGAAACCGACAAAGGAAAACAAATAAATATCTAAAAGAGAAAACGTAGGATGTCAACATCGAATATGAAATCTGAGTGAACAATAAAACTTATTTTTCAGAATAAAAGCGTTTCTGCATGGTTTTCTCAATAATATGATTACATTTGTGGTGACATTATAACAAGGGAATAAAATGGAAGTCCATCGCTGATATCGAATCGTTTTTTTACGAATACAGACTACCAAGTTCTTACAGGACTTACCTCATTCCGTCAGTTGTTCTTTCCTTTGTCCCGATCATTGTCGTCGCTCAAAGGTGTTCGTCGTCTTTACCTTCTTTTCCTTTTTCGTTCTTTTCCTCGTCTTTCATGCGCAATAATTTATCTTTACCGAAATTTATTTCTATCACCACTTTCTTGGGCGAGTCGATATGGTAACTCACAATTCCGGCATCTCTAATCAAGAACATAATAATGACAACCAGCATCCCGACCAGATTTTCGGCAAAGACACAATTGACGGACACGCAGTGCGCTAAATTAAAAATCGTCGTCCAATTGGACATTCTCTTTCCCATCCAGGCCGAGTGGAAGCGCTTGATCGACGATGCCGAACAGTCCGAATGCTGCTGAAGATAAGCGTCGTCAAAGCCGTTATCCCGGCTGACTTTCATAATCGAATCGATGACTTTCTGTTTTTCTTCGTCATCACTGTGCTGCAAGCCATTACATTGCTTTTTCTTCCATTGCTTCTCTTCGACTCTTTCCTGAAGGGCATCCCTGTTCTCGTCATACACGGACTTTTCGCCACTCTGATTTGCTTTTTTCTGACTCATGCTTTTCTGATTTGCTTTTTCCTGACTCATGCTTTTCTGATTTACTTTTTTCTGACTTGTACTTTTCTGATTTACAGTCCTTTTTACTTCAATGTGTTGTTCTCTTTCACTACTGTTCTGGCAGTTTTCTTTTTTGTTCATTACTAATTATATTTAAATTAATCCGACAAAATTCGGGATTTACCTTTAACATTTTGGGTCACGCGTGACTCTTTCTACATATTTTTTCATTTTAGTCAAGCGTGAACGGTTTTTATTCTACCCACAGTCTACTTTTGCCCCGAAATCAATAAAAAACAATTGAATCATATGACTGAAATGAAAAAACAACATTCCCTCCCACGGGTACGGCTCATGAGGCGGGCCGCCGTCATCCGTCGCAACAATGACATGAACCGGCGTGATGCGCTCATCATCGCCCACCGAATCGGTGGACTGATAAGGAAGATGCACAGGGAGAACGTGAAATTCTGCTACACCAAGCAGGACGGAACCGTGCGCCACGCTGTCGGCACGCTCACCGGATATCAACACAGTTTTCACCGCCCCTATATGCCACGACCGGAAAATACGTTTGTAGTCTACTACGACCTCGAAGCCAAAGGGTGGCGCACGTTTCATGCCGAAAATTTCCTTTGCGTCGAATGAGTTTCGAAGAGCAGATGAGATTCGGAGAGCAAATGAGTTTCGGGCAGCAGATAAATTTTGAAATGAGTTTCGGACAGCAGATAAGTTTTGGACAGCAAATGAATTTCGGAGAACAAATGACTTCAGAAGAACGAAAAGAATGGGAAACGCTTTGCAGAATGTATCATGTGGACTCTTTGTACGAAGCCATTCAAGGGTGTCGGGAGGAACTGGAGTTTCTCGTTCGCTGTGCCGAACGGCTCGAACCCCGTGCAGAGGAGGAATGAGAAAGGTCAAAGACCGGAGTAAGCGGGCGGAACCGCCTCATGTCAGCGAGGAGGCTACGCCGTTTAACAGTCCTTGTTTATGCCGTTTCTACCTTGCAGGCTACGCCGTTTCTACCATGCAGGCTGCGCCGTTTATCCCCGGTGGTTTCGGAAAAGGGATTTCTTTTTAACGAAGTATAATTTTATTAACAATATAAAGAATAAAGTATGGAAAATTGGAGATTTATCGAAGCAAATTCCGATTATATGGTTTCAGACCACGGGCGGATATTGAGTTTCAAAGGCAAATCGAAGTTGATAATCAGCAGCAGCATTACCGCAAAAGGTTATGAGTACGTGGCCATCCGCCAAAAGGGGATATACGTCGGCTACTCTGTACACCGCTTAGTGGCAACAGCTTTTATCCCCAACCCGAAGCGTCTCCCCCAAGTGAACCACCTCGACGGAAACAAGCTCAACAACCACGTCGCCAACCTCGAATGGTGCGATGCCTACGACAATGTCATGCACGCCATCCGGACCGGTCTGCGTCCGTCGTCACCCGCCCTCTCCCCCGTCCCCTGTGCCACAACGGACGAGGCAGGAAATATCCTGCAAGCCTATCCATCCATGAACGCACTGGTAAAAGGGGAACAAATGAACCCTAAACAACGTAATTGGCTGGTGCTGCATTTATTACACCCCGAAAGACTGAAGCAATCGGCCATGAAGAAAAAGTCAAGAGCCGAAAGAAGCGGTTCGGAAGAATGCTTTCTGATAGCACCCGAAATACCTGTGCTGACCGTCAAAGCTGATTCAATCGGGGAGTTCGAAGCAGGCAATCCACTTGGGATAGGCAAATCGAGCAATTCAGTCGGGGAGTTCGAAGCAGGCAATCCGCTTGGGATAGGCAAATCGAGTAATTCAGTCGAGGAGTTCGAAGCAGGTAATCCGCTTGGGATAGGCAAATCGAGCAATTCAGTCGGGGAGTTCAAGGCAGGCAATGTATGTGTGCAGCCAGTTTCTTTTTCCTTTGTTTCATCGCCTTTTCCTCTTATTTCTCTCTTTGCCCCTATACATCATTCAGTGACGCAGCACTATTACCGCCGCCTGTCCCCCGAAGAATCCGCCATTTTTGGTTTCAACACTTATATATTGCCCAGAGAAAGAGGACAAAGAAAGGAGTTTCTGCAATGAAAGACACCATCATCATCCACTGTTCCGCCACCCGTGCGGGACAGGACATCACCGCTGCCGACATCGACTGCTGGCACCGTGCCCGTGGCTTCTGGTCCATCGGCTATCATTACGTCATCCGCCTCGACGGCACCATCGAACCGGGACGGGACGTCACCCTCGACGGGGCGCATTGTATGGGCTGGAACCAGCGTTCCATCGGCATCTGCTACGTCGGCGGACTGGACAAGGAAGGCCGCCCCGCCGACACACGGACAGATGCACAACGCACCGCCCTCATCCGACTGGTGAAATCTCTGCAACTGGCCTTCCCCAACGTGAAACAGGTCATCGGACACCGGGACACAAGCCCCGACCTCAACGGAGACGGCATCATCTCACCCAATGAATACATGAAAGCCTGTCCCTGCTTCGATGTGAAAAAGGAGTTCTAGGGAGTAGTTGTACGCAATAGTAACTCTATTCTCCTCCTTCGGGAAGGAGGAGTACCCGTAGGGGGAGGTGGTAGGTGAATGCATAATCCTATCATTTACAAAAAAATAGGTATAAACATTATTTCTCCTACCACCTCGGTCTGCGACCACTCCTCCTTCCCGAAGGAGGAGAATAGAGATAGAATCGACTTTTTAGTCACCCTCAGTTGAGATACAGAACTGACTATCAAGTAGCTTATCACCATACTGAAATGAGCTAAATTAAAATTACCGATTCGCCTTATTCATTATTTATCAGTCAATATCACTCTAAATATTCAAAAAGATGGCCCGTATTTCCAAACCCGGATTAGATTATTTCCCGCTCGATGTCAACTTCTTCCAAGACAGGAAGGTACGCCGCATTTCCAACCGTCATCATGCGGCAGGAATTGCCGCACTCACTTCCCTGCTCTGCCTCATCTACAAAGAAAAGGGATTTTACGTCGCATGGAATCAAGATACCTTGTTCGACATTTCGCAGGAAGTGTGTTGCGAGGAGGAGGAGATGCAGGCCATCATCGACGACTGCCTGTCCGTCGGACTGTTCGACACCTATATATATAAGGAGTACGGGATTCTGACTTCGCAAGCCATCCAAGAGCAATACCACAAAATCATTACCGACAGCCGAAGGAAATACAAACTTCCGCTGGAACGGTTTTGGCTCATCAAGGAAGAAAAGGATGGAACGGGAAATAATTCCGCAGACATAAGAAGCAATATAAATTCAAAAGGTACAGAAGTGGATGAAGCGGAAAACAAGATAGTAGATGCAGGAGTCAACACAACAAAAACAGGAGTCAATATCACAGCTACAGAAGTTACTAAAACAAAGCCAGGAATCGGCACGACAGGCACAAACATCCATGCAGCAGGCACAGACATCCATGCAGCAGGCACAGGAATCAATGCTACAAAAACAGTGACCGACGGAGCAGCTATGAAAATTAATGCTGCAAAAAACCGAGAAATTGCAGCAACAATCCCACAAACAAAACAGGAAACGGATACAGAAATCGAAAGTAAATCGGAAACGGATACTGAGATTCAAAGCAAACCGAAAAGAGAGATGGAAAATGATATCAAACCGGAAAGAGAAAAAGACAAAGAGAGAGAAAGACAAAGCAAAACCGAAAATGAATGGGAGAAAGATAGAGAGCAGCCGCCCGTTCCGTCAAACGGCGTTTCTCAGGCTGCGCCTGTTGCTGTCAAAGGTTTGTCTTTAGAAATCTCGTCCGGAAAAAGGGAGGAGGAAAATAAGGAAGAAAGAAGAAATGGAGGAATAGAATAGATCAGAAGGGAGAAGCTAGATATAACGGAACCCAATACGAAAGAAACCAGCTAGAAGAACCCAAGCATAACGGAACCCAGTACGAAAGAAACCAGCAGGAAGAACCCAAGCACAACGGAACCCAGTACGAAAGAAACCAGCAGGAAGAACCCAAGCACAACGGAACCCAGTACGAAAGAAACCAGCAGGAAGAACCCAAGCACAACGGAACCCAGTACGAAAGAAACCAGCAGGAAGAACCCAAGCACAACGGAACCCAGTACGAAAGAAACCAGCAGGAAGAACCCAAGCACAACGGAACCCAGTACGAAAGAAACCAGCAGGAAGAACCCAAGCACAACGGAACCCAGTACGAAAGAAACCAGCAGGAAGAACCCAAGCACAACGGAACCCAGTACGAAAGAAACCAGCAGGAAGAAGCCCCGAACGAAAGCATTGCTTCCGGAGGATTCTCCGAATCCCTGCTGCGCCTCAACATGGACGCCATCGGCATCCGGAACGAACAAACCGTGAAAGGCATCCTCGCCCTCGCCCGACGCAGAAAGCTGGGTGGTCCGTGCGGCACCTTATGGAAAGTCCTCAGCTCCGAATACCGCTCCACCCTGCTCAAAAAGAACGAGCCGGGCGACTACATCCTCTGGGCGCTCAATCACCCGGCAGAATTTGAGGACACCTACACCGGTATCCTCAAAAAGCGAGTTAGGGGAAGATGAACATTTTTAAGAGGAAGATGAGCATTTTTGAGCGCCCACGTCATTTATTTCTCCCGCCAAACGCATCATAAAACAATAATTTATCCTATCTTTGTGGGACAAAGAAAAAGCCTCTTTACCGTATGCAAAGAGAAACCTCTCTTTACAACCTAAAAGAGCAACAACCAAAACAATGAGCAAATTTATCAATCCGTTCACCGACTACGGATTCAAATTAATATTCGGCAGAGAAGTCTCCAAGGATTTACTAATCGAATTTCTGAACGACCTTCTCGAAGGTGAACGAGTGATAACCGACTTAACGTTTTTGAACAACGAGCAGCTGCCGGACTACCCGGAAGGACGAGGCATCATCTACGATGTCTACTGCACCACGGACACGGGCGAAAAGATAATTGTCGAAATGCAAAACCGCATGCAGAGCAACTTTAAAGAACGCTCCATTTTCTATCTCTCCCGTGCCATCGTCAACCAGGGCCGGACGGGGCACGACTGGAAATTTGAAATAAAAGCTGTTTACGGAGTCTTTCTGATGAATTTCATCATGGACAAGAACATAAAACTCCGGACAGACGTTATTCTTGCAGACAAGGAGACTGGTGAACTCTTCTCGGAGAAATTCCGGCAAATATTCATCGCCCTCCCCCTCTTCAAAAAAAGCGAAGAGGAATGTGAAACGAATTTTGAACGTTGGATTTATATATTAAATAATATGGAAACTTTAAAACGCCTGCCATTCAAGGCACGAAAAGCCGTCTTCGAAAAACTCGAAGAGATCGCTGATGTGGCTTCTATGTCCCCAAAAGAGAGGGAGCTATACGATAATAGCGTCAAAGTGTACCGGGATTATTTGGTGACAATGGATGCAGCGGAAAAGGAAGGAATAAAAAAAGGGATGAAAGAAGGAATGAAAGAAGGACTGAAGAAAGGACTTGAAGAAGGACTTGAGGAAGGCCTGAAGAAAGGTCGCGAAGAAGCCTTGAACATCTTTCAGACAGCCATCGACATGAAAAAGCAAGGAATTGACAATCAACTCATTGCCGAAAAGACCGGTCTGCCCCTATCGCTCATAGAAAGCCTCAAATAAAGGTAGAACCTAAGCATCCGCCCCCCTGAAAACAAGCCGAGTACCTGCCCGAAAAAGATGACTGAGATCGAAAAAGAAAGGGAAAAGGTTGCGATTATAGTAAGTGAGCCGGGAAGCCAAGTTGCAGAAAGCAGCACTTATATTCTGATTTACAATAAGATAGGACGAAAAAGGAGGAAAAAGAGAGGCTATAAAATATCAATAAGTCTTAGAAGAACTTGGTACATTCGTGATTGTAAACTTACCATCAATATCCGTGATAGTACCAAGAGTAGTGCCATTCACCAATACCGAAGCACCTACAACAGGCAGGCCATCTTCCTCGGCGGTTACCACACCGGTAACTCGGGACGTCTGCGCTGTCACCAGACCTATACCCACAAAAAGGAAGGTCATAAAGAACATCAATTTTCTTTTCATAAATTCTCTCTTAAATTTAACCTATAAATAGACTTCTAGTCTCTAACAGGGTGCAAAGATAACACTATTTATATCAAAATTAAAAAAGTGTTACGTTTTTAACTATAAAGTATCATATTGAAAGAATTTAATCAGAGAATAAATCAAATAAGTAAATCTAAAGACGTATTTAGCAGCATTTAAACATTATTACCTAACAGAAAGAAAGTGTTAAAACCGCTATTTTCATAAAAAAAACATCAGATATTCGTTCGAAATGGTATCTTTTTATCATTTTATGCCTTAAATAGCCCCAAAAACACTTAACGCTTCCCGAAAGGGCAACTCCCCACCGTACCAAGTTCTTCTAAAACTTTGCGCGTTTCCTATGTAGGAATGACTCCGCAAACTGTTACGATCACACAAGGCGTTATCAAAGTAGTATTAAAAAGTGACGCCAAGTCACTAGACGAAGTCGTAGTAACGGCCATGGGTATCTCCCGCGAAAAGAAAGCGCTGGGATACGCCGTTCAGGACGTGAAGTCAGACCAGCTGACACGCGCGGCCAACACCGACCTTGCAGGAGCACTACAAGGAAAAGTTTCGGGTGTGGACATCGCTCCCTCTTCCGGTATGCCGGGTGCATCTTCCAAGATCACGATCCGCGGTTCCCGTTCGTTCACGGGCGACAATACACCTCTGTATGTCATCGACGGCATGCCGATCTCTTCCGCTGCCGACGTAACGACTACCGACAACGCTAACGGCGCCGCCTACGGTACCGACTACGCCAACCGTTCGGTGGACATCGACCCCAACGACATCGAAAGCATCAACATCCTCAAAGGTCAGGCAGCTTCTGCCCTCTACGGTATGCGTGCGTCAAACGGTGTCATCGTCATCACCACCAAAAGCGGTAAAGGAGTGGCCAAAGGCAAACCGACGATCACATTCCGCAGCAATCTTTCGTTCGATGTCGTGTCTACACTGCCCGAACTGCAAAACGAATTCGGACAAGGCAGCGGCGGCTCATACGACCCTTATTCCGGCCACAGCTGGGGACCGAAAATAGCCGACCTCGCCAACGATCCTACATACGGCGGCAACACCGACAACGCTTTCACCCAGAAAATGGGAAAACGTCAGGGACAATACTACGTGCCCCAACGTGCCGAAGCCGGTCTTGACCCGTGGGCAACGCCGAAAGCATACAACAACATGAAGGATTTCTTCGACACCGGCATTACCTGGAGCAACAACGTCAACGTTTCCCAAAATCTGGACAAAGGAAACTACTCTTTCTCGCTGGGTAACAGCCACCAGGAAGGCATCATCCCGACTACCGGTATGGACAGATACAACGCCAAAATGTCTGCCGAAGTTCAGCTCAGCCCCAACTGGTCGACTGGCTTCAACGGTAACTTCGTGACTTCCAAGATAAAAAAGCAGTCTACCGCCAACTCCGGCGTGACGGCTACCATCTACAACGCTCCGGTGAGCTACAACATGAAAGGAATCCCCTCGCACGTCGAAGGCGACCCGTACGAGCAGAACACGTACCGCCAGGCATGGATCGACGACGCCTACTGGGCTGTGGACAACAATCTGTTCACCGAACGCTCGCAACGTTTCTTCGGAAACGCATTCGTGAAATTCACGACCAAATTCGGCACGGACAACCACAAACTGGACGTGAAATACCAACTCGGTGACGACGCCTACACCACCAACTACAGCGAAATCTACGGATACGGCAGTACAATGGCAGACACCGGCGACGCCATCGAATACCACTACAGCATCAACGAGCTGAACTCGCTGCTGACAGCTTCTTACCGCTGGGACATCAACAAGGACTGGGTATTCGACGCCCTGATCGGTAACGAACTTGTAGAGAAAAGAACGCAATATGCCTTCTCCGAAGGGATGAACTTCAACTTCCCGGGATGGAACCACATCAACAATGCTTCTATCTACCAGAGTTCCAAGTCGTACAACAAGAAACGTACGGTAGGTAACTTTGCCAACCTGTCTCTGGCATGGAAAAACATGGTATACCTCAACGGAACAATCCGTAACGACGTCGTTTCAAATATGCCGCGCGACAATCGTTCGTTCACTTATCCTTCCGTATCGCTCGGATTTGTGTTCACCGAACTCGAACCGCTGAAAAACAACATCCTCACATTCGGTAAGCTGCGCGCATCGTACGCCGAAGTAGGTATGGCAGGCGACTATATGCAAAGCTATTACTACACCCCGAGCTACGGCGGCGGATTCTTCAACGGCACGCCCATCGCCTACCCGATCAACGGAACGATGGCATATATCCCTTATTATAAGGTGTATGACCCGAACCTGAAACCGCAGAACACGAAGTCATACGAAATCGGTGCCGACCTGACATTCTTCAACGGACTGTTCACTTTGAACTATACCTACTCGCGTCAGAACGTAAAAGACCAGATCTTCGAAGTGCCTTTGTCCGGCTCTACCGGCTACGACAGCATGATCATGAACGGCGGTAAGATTCATACCAACTCGCACGAACTTACACTGGGAGTGTCGCCGGTCAACAACCGCAACTTCAAGCTCGACTTCGCTTTCAACTTCTCAAAGATCGACAACTACGTAGACGAACTTGCACCGGGTGTTGAAAGCATCTATCTCGGCGGATTCGTCACTCCGCAGGTGCGTGCCGGTATCGGCGAGAAATTCCCCGTAGTATACGGCAGCACGTACAAGCGCAACAAGGCCGGACAGATCGTGGTAGACGCGAACGGACTTCCGCAGGTGGGCGAAGACGACGTGATCGGCCGGGTTTCTCCCGACTTCCGTCTGGGCTTCAACACGAATATCGAGCTTTACAAATTCCGTATCGCTGCCGTGTTCGACTGGAAACAAGGCGGACAAATGTACTGCGGTACTGCCGGTGAAATGAACTTCTACGGTGTCACCAAAGAATCGGGCGAAAAACGCAAGAGCAACTTCGTCGTTCCCAACACCGTGAAAGAAACCGGAACAGACGCGCAGGGCAACCCGACGTATGCCGCCAACGACATCGAAGTGACTAACGCACAGGCTTATTACACCCGCCTGCGTTCTATCAACGAATCTTATATCTACGATTCATCGTTCATCAAACTGCGTGAGCTTTCTGTAAGCTACCCGGTATACGCCAGCAAATGGCTAAACGTAGATGTAAACGTATTTGCCCGCAACCTCATCGTAT
This sequence is a window from Bacteroides thetaiotaomicron VPI-5482. Protein-coding genes within it:
- a CDS encoding SH3 beta-barrel fold-containing protein, which gives rise to MTEMKKQHSLPRVRLMRRAAVIRRNNDMNRRDALIIAHRIGGLIRKMHRENVKFCYTKQDGTVRHAVGTLTGYQHSFHRPYMPRPENTFVVYYDLEAKGWRTFHAENFLCVE
- a CDS encoding HNH endonuclease, producing MENWRFIEANSDYMVSDHGRILSFKGKSKLIISSSITAKGYEYVAIRQKGIYVGYSVHRLVATAFIPNPKRLPQVNHLDGNKLNNHVANLEWCDAYDNVMHAIRTGLRPSSPALSPVPCATTDEAGNILQAYPSMNALVKGEQMNPKQRNWLVLHLLHPERLKQSAMKKKSRAERSGSEECFLIAPEIPVLTVKADSIGEFEAGNPLGIGKSSNSVGEFEAGNPLGIGKSSNSVEEFEAGNPLGIGKSSNSVGEFKAGNVCVQPVSFSFVSSPFPLISLFAPIHHSVTQHYYRRLSPEESAIFGFNTYILPRERGQRKEFLQ
- a CDS encoding DUF4373 domain-containing protein translates to MARISKPGLDYFPLDVNFFQDRKVRRISNRHHAAGIAALTSLLCLIYKEKGFYVAWNQDTLFDISQEVCCEEEEMQAIIDDCLSVGLFDTYIYKEYGILTSQAIQEQYHKIITDSRRKYKLPLERFWLIKEEKDGTGNNSADIRSNINSKGTEVDEAENKIVDAGVNTTKTGVNITATEVTKTKPGIGTTGTNIHAAGTDIHAAGTGINATKTVTDGAAMKINAAKNREIAATIPQTKQETDTEIESKSETDTEIQSKPKREMENDIKPEREKDKERERQSKTENEWEKDREQPPVPSNGVSQAAPVAVKGLSLEISSGKREEENKEERRNGGIE
- a CDS encoding N-acetylmuramoyl-L-alanine amidase, translated to MKDTIIIHCSATRAGQDITAADIDCWHRARGFWSIGYHYVIRLDGTIEPGRDVTLDGAHCMGWNQRSIGICYVGGLDKEGRPADTRTDAQRTALIRLVKSLQLAFPNVKQVIGHRDTSPDLNGDGIISPNEYMKACPCFDVKKEF
- a CDS encoding Rpn family recombination-promoting nuclease/putative transposase, producing MSKFINPFTDYGFKLIFGREVSKDLLIEFLNDLLEGERVITDLTFLNNEQLPDYPEGRGIIYDVYCTTDTGEKIIVEMQNRMQSNFKERSIFYLSRAIVNQGRTGHDWKFEIKAVYGVFLMNFIMDKNIKLRTDVILADKETGELFSEKFRQIFIALPLFKKSEEECETNFERWIYILNNMETLKRLPFKARKAVFEKLEEIADVASMSPKERELYDNSVKVYRDYLVTMDAAEKEGIKKGMKEGMKEGLKKGLEEGLEEGLKKGREEALNIFQTAIDMKKQGIDNQLIAEKTGLPLSLIESLK
- a CDS encoding carboxypeptidase-like regulatory domain-containing protein; translated protein: MKRKLMFFMTFLFVGIGLVTAQTSRVTGVVTAEEDGLPVVGASVLVNGTTLGTITDIDGKFTITNVPSSSKTY